One window from the genome of Paenibacillus azoreducens encodes:
- a CDS encoding siderophore ABC transporter substrate-binding protein produces the protein MFMLIISAMLVFVLAACGNNKNAETPMKESEANAATAPADSEELTVKHKLGEAKVKKNPQKVVVFDFGILDTLDKLGVKVTGVPQANIPPYLSKYADKEAYKNVGSLKEPDFEKINALNPDLIIISGRQSDAYEELNKIAPTVYLGLDTNRFMDSFKENMNTVGQIFGKEDEIKTELEAIDKSIAEVHDKAAASGKKALIVLANEGKLSAYGPKSRFGIIHDVLGFAAADDKIEVSTHGQSVTSEYVAEKNPDYLFVVDRGAAIKDKESASAKETVENDLVKNTNAFKDGHIVYLDPNYWYLSGGGLLSVQEMVKEIGDSIK, from the coding sequence ATGTTCATGCTGATCATTTCCGCAATGCTGGTATTTGTACTGGCTGCTTGCGGTAACAATAAAAATGCTGAAACACCGATGAAGGAATCGGAAGCCAATGCGGCGACCGCGCCTGCCGATTCGGAAGAACTGACCGTCAAACATAAGCTTGGCGAAGCTAAAGTGAAAAAGAACCCGCAAAAAGTTGTCGTATTCGACTTCGGCATTCTGGACACGCTTGATAAGCTGGGAGTAAAGGTAACAGGTGTGCCGCAGGCCAACATTCCTCCATACCTGTCCAAATATGCGGATAAAGAAGCATATAAAAACGTCGGCAGCTTGAAAGAACCGGATTTTGAGAAAATTAACGCCTTGAACCCGGATTTGATCATCATTTCCGGCAGACAATCCGACGCCTATGAAGAACTGAACAAAATTGCTCCAACCGTATACCTTGGTCTGGATACCAACCGCTTCATGGATTCTTTCAAAGAAAACATGAATACGGTCGGCCAAATCTTCGGCAAGGAAGATGAGATCAAAACCGAGCTGGAAGCGATCGACAAATCGATTGCCGAAGTTCATGACAAAGCTGCCGCTTCCGGCAAAAAAGCGCTGATCGTACTGGCGAATGAAGGCAAGCTGAGCGCTTACGGTCCGAAATCCCGTTTTGGCATCATTCATGACGTGCTTGGATTTGCGGCGGCAGACGACAAAATCGAAGTATCGACGCATGGCCAAAGCGTAACTTCCGAATATGTGGCAGAGAAAAATCCGGATTACCTGTTTGTCGTAGACCGCGGAGCTGCAATCAAAGATAAGGAATCCGCTTCTGCGAAGGAAACGGTGGAAAACGATCTGGTGAAAAACACGAATGCATTTAAAGATGGACATATCGTCTACCTTGATCCGAACTACTGGTACCTTTCCGGCGGCGGTCTGTTGTCCGTACAGGAAATGGTAAAAGAAATCGGAGACAGCATTAAATAA
- a CDS encoding winged helix-turn-helix domain-containing protein has translation MAGLEFEPCDYSVSFQAEKINLLAKEYALLEFLYRNRGKAFSREQLLDQVWPMEYPGERTVDDHVYRLRKKMKPWSGKIQLITMRGLGYSLTIKETPGLSVPSLTDSGLQKQIGQLLDTYLLLGQSQSMLALVNQQELLGVNISPSHQMFLRFVRADLDWFLESDAEDRDKLYWLLMFYYSFYMEPEKSLDYFERTIESGILPFEMDRELKVLNILGLYADNGRVEEDLQRVQEAYRIIEKEQGELDTFKVHIAMSEMHIHLVAGSIPEAKRCSKQIEDMLADAPYLREISAYHGLCGKLQLLQGRRQEAAAAFEYGLEAAEAAHNVPLLARLIMGTLRFLKTTYRDPKLLRTFQTRYDEFERVYKPEAYKQPMEQMIERILGSV, from the coding sequence ATGGCCGGGCTTGAGTTTGAACCTTGCGATTATTCCGTCAGCTTTCAGGCTGAGAAAATCAACTTGCTTGCGAAAGAATACGCGCTGCTCGAATTTCTGTACCGTAATCGCGGTAAGGCTTTCAGCCGGGAGCAGCTGCTGGATCAGGTATGGCCTATGGAATATCCGGGCGAACGAACGGTGGACGATCATGTGTACCGGCTCCGCAAAAAAATGAAGCCATGGAGCGGGAAAATTCAGCTGATCACCATGCGAGGGCTTGGCTACAGCCTCACCATAAAAGAAACGCCGGGACTTTCGGTCCCGTCGCTGACGGACAGCGGATTGCAGAAGCAAATCGGACAGCTGCTGGACACCTATCTTCTGTTAGGGCAAAGTCAATCGATGTTGGCCCTCGTCAATCAGCAGGAGCTTCTTGGCGTGAATATCAGCCCCTCCCACCAAATGTTTTTGAGGTTTGTGCGGGCAGATCTGGACTGGTTTCTGGAAAGCGATGCGGAAGACCGCGATAAATTATATTGGCTGCTGATGTTTTACTACTCTTTTTACATGGAACCGGAGAAAAGCCTGGATTACTTTGAACGGACGATTGAATCGGGGATTTTACCGTTTGAGATGGATCGCGAGCTGAAAGTGTTAAACATCCTCGGTCTTTATGCAGATAATGGCCGTGTTGAAGAGGATCTGCAGCGAGTGCAAGAAGCTTATCGAATCATCGAAAAGGAGCAGGGTGAGCTGGACACCTTCAAGGTTCATATTGCCATGTCGGAAATGCATATCCATCTGGTCGCAGGCAGCATTCCAGAGGCAAAGCGCTGCTCCAAGCAGATCGAAGACATGCTGGCTGACGCTCCATATTTGCGGGAAATTAGCGCCTATCATGGTTTATGCGGGAAATTGCAGCTGCTGCAAGGCCGCCGTCAAGAAGCCGCAGCTGCATTTGAATATGGCCTTGAGGCCGCCGAAGCGGCGCATAATGTACCGCTGCTTGCCCGGTTGATCATGGGTACGCTCCGTTTTTTGAAAACGACATATAGGGATCCCAAGCTGCTGCGGACTTTTCAGACTCGATATGATGAGTTTGAACGGGTATATAAGCCGGAGGCATATAAACAGCCCATGGAACAGATGATTGAGCGGATTTTGGGTTCTGTCTGA
- a CDS encoding MFS transporter: protein MSTASATIGRRASIWSNRIFTKMYSAYAISSFGEWFDAFAIEILVAYRWHADPFMIALIPVMMALPGILFGSFAGVIADRWKKVNLMLLADAAETLLTILLLFAPGMYWLLPLLALRAAMGVFRVPAHQALTRQVVREDQLLKATSYNGLVNQFSKIAGPLLGAVALTVISPQLCILVNAITRFFSCVLLFTLRHIDENAKVEKQEEAVVAENGEEVKMSFVQLWKQGWAVLLQRRILCSSFIINMIVMLVILMIDFQFPTLYREIAPHNESLLGSMVAATGVGAFITILLLNRLGKVRYGLGIGGGAALIGAAFGSMGLLRTGSHEIWSIVLGLVIGVGNGLFIVTYNYVLQKETPEGLTGRIFGIQNMSVSTMMIGAPLIGGLLIHGMGVSKVFFLLGTVVLIIGVVCMGFQRILWPAKFQTTQPQEMREVSG from the coding sequence ATGTCTACTGCATCTGCAACAATCGGGCGCCGGGCATCCATTTGGAGCAACCGGATCTTTACTAAAATGTACTCGGCTTATGCAATCTCATCTTTTGGCGAATGGTTCGACGCCTTTGCGATTGAGATTCTGGTGGCATACCGCTGGCATGCGGATCCGTTTATGATCGCCCTGATCCCGGTGATGATGGCTCTTCCCGGCATTCTGTTCGGCTCTTTTGCCGGCGTGATCGCCGACCGGTGGAAGAAGGTCAATCTCATGCTGCTGGCCGATGCAGCCGAAACGCTGCTCACCATATTGCTGCTGTTTGCTCCCGGCATGTACTGGCTGCTGCCTTTGCTTGCGCTTCGGGCCGCTATGGGAGTGTTCCGCGTTCCGGCGCATCAAGCCTTGACGCGCCAGGTGGTCCGGGAGGATCAACTGCTCAAAGCAACCTCATATAACGGGCTCGTCAATCAATTTTCCAAAATCGCGGGGCCTCTTCTTGGCGCAGTGGCTTTAACGGTCATCTCACCGCAATTATGTATTTTGGTGAATGCCATCACGCGTTTTTTCTCCTGTGTTTTGCTGTTTACGCTGCGGCATATCGATGAAAATGCGAAGGTGGAGAAGCAGGAGGAGGCCGTTGTCGCGGAGAACGGTGAAGAGGTAAAGATGAGCTTCGTCCAATTGTGGAAACAGGGATGGGCGGTGCTGCTTCAGCGCCGGATTCTATGCAGCAGTTTTATCATCAATATGATCGTTATGCTCGTCATCTTGATGATCGATTTTCAATTTCCGACTTTGTACCGGGAAATCGCCCCTCATAACGAATCTCTGCTTGGCTCGATGGTTGCGGCCACGGGAGTCGGAGCGTTCATCACCATCCTGCTGCTGAATCGTCTTGGCAAAGTGAGGTACGGACTTGGCATTGGGGGAGGAGCCGCCCTCATTGGAGCCGCCTTTGGAAGTATGGGGCTCTTAAGAACGGGCTCGCATGAAATATGGAGCATCGTCTTGGGACTTGTGATCGGTGTCGGGAACGGGCTGTTTATCGTGACTTATAACTATGTCCTGCAGAAAGAAACCCCCGAAGGTTTGACTGGCCGGATTTTTGGCATCCAAAATATGTCCGTCAGCACGATGATGATCGGTGCGCCTTTAATCGGAGGTTTACTGATTCATGGAATGGGCGTGAGCAAGGTATTTTTCTTGCTGGGAACGGTTGTTTTAATTATTGGCGTTGTATGCATGGGTTTTCAGCGCATCTTATGGCCGGCAAAGTTCCAAACAACGCAGCCGCAAGAGATGCGTGAGGTTTCCGGGTAG
- a CDS encoding S66 family peptidase has product MIRYPFLKEGAAIGATAPSSGVDKSLHGLIREASRRLEEAGFQVIAGDTVWTQTKAKSAPAKIRAAEFNRMLRDDAIDLIVPPWGGELLIEILEHLDFENMPEKWILGYSDISLLLLAVTLKTGLATAHGTSLADLRGEYSDETTAMWRTVLSTAAGESVIQHSSAKFQKEWNHAAPSPCVYHLTEPTEWKTVSGSQAVLKGRLLGGCVDVIRHVIGTPFGDVRRFQREQIGGEPILWYLENCELNTADLRRSLVQMKLAGWFDHTSGLMFGRSSANRPIEDYTAEDIYRELAEELQIPVIYDIDCGHVPPQVTLINGAYAEVEVENGQGKVTQYFRP; this is encoded by the coding sequence ATGATTCGATATCCGTTTTTAAAAGAAGGGGCCGCGATTGGCGCGACGGCGCCTTCATCGGGCGTAGATAAAAGCTTGCATGGCTTGATCCGGGAGGCCAGCCGCCGTTTGGAAGAGGCGGGTTTTCAAGTGATTGCCGGGGATACCGTTTGGACGCAGACAAAGGCGAAATCCGCTCCGGCGAAGATACGTGCCGCCGAATTCAACCGGATGCTGCGGGACGATGCCATCGATCTGATCGTGCCGCCTTGGGGCGGCGAACTGTTGATTGAGATTTTGGAGCATCTGGATTTTGAGAATATGCCGGAAAAATGGATTCTCGGTTATTCCGACATCAGCCTGCTGCTGTTGGCCGTTACGCTCAAAACCGGACTGGCAACGGCCCATGGCACGAGCCTGGCGGATTTGCGAGGCGAATATTCCGACGAGACGACGGCGATGTGGCGTACCGTGTTGTCTACGGCGGCCGGCGAATCCGTGATCCAGCATTCATCGGCAAAGTTTCAAAAAGAGTGGAATCATGCCGCGCCATCCCCATGTGTTTACCATTTGACGGAACCGACCGAATGGAAAACGGTGTCCGGCAGCCAGGCCGTTCTGAAAGGCCGTCTGCTGGGCGGCTGTGTCGACGTCATCCGGCATGTGATCGGCACGCCGTTTGGCGATGTCCGGCGTTTTCAGCGGGAGCAGATCGGCGGGGAACCGATTTTATGGTATCTGGAGAATTGCGAGTTGAATACGGCGGATTTGCGCCGATCGCTGGTACAGATGAAGCTGGCGGGATGGTTTGATCATACTTCCGGCCTGATGTTCGGAAGAAGTTCAGCGAACCGCCCGATTGAAGATTATACCGCCGAGGATATATACCGTGAGCTGGCGGAAGAACTGCAGATTCCGGTCATCTATGACATCGACTGCGGTCATGTTCCCCCTCAGGTCACTCTTATCAACGGTGCTTACGCAGAAGTAGAAGTGGAGAACGGGCAGGGGAAGGTAACGCAGTATTTTAGGCCGTAA
- a CDS encoding ABC transporter permease: MKPKISKDNRMWRSIWKYKALYLISIPSILYFLIFKYIPLGGSVIAFQEYNIFKGFSGSDWVGFAHFAEMFRHYDFLRILKNTVLIGLYDLIFAFPAPIILAILLNELRLVMFKRIVQTVVYMPHFLSWVVIAGMSVAILSPTTGILNQLLGWFGIDPFYFLGDNAYIRGVLVGSGIWRDTGYGTILYLAALAGINPELYEAAQIDGANRWKQTLKITLPALLPTIMILFLLHIGKFLDFGFERVWVFLNALNTENGEILDTYIYRSGLLSQQYSYTTAVGLFKSVVGLMLVMTGNFLSRKTTGESLY, translated from the coding sequence ATGAAGCCAAAAATAAGCAAGGACAACCGAATGTGGCGGTCAATTTGGAAGTACAAGGCGCTTTATTTGATTTCTATCCCCAGCATCCTCTATTTTCTGATTTTTAAATACATACCGCTGGGCGGCTCCGTCATTGCATTTCAGGAGTACAACATTTTTAAAGGTTTTAGCGGCAGCGATTGGGTCGGGTTCGCTCATTTTGCCGAAATGTTCAGGCATTACGATTTTTTGCGGATTTTGAAAAATACGGTGCTGATCGGGCTTTACGATTTGATTTTTGCGTTCCCGGCGCCGATTATTCTGGCGATCCTGCTCAATGAACTGCGGCTCGTGATGTTTAAACGGATTGTTCAAACCGTGGTGTACATGCCGCATTTCCTCTCCTGGGTGGTTATTGCCGGCATGTCGGTGGCGATTTTGTCGCCGACGACGGGTATTTTGAATCAGCTGCTTGGATGGTTTGGCATCGATCCTTTTTATTTTCTTGGTGATAACGCTTATATTCGCGGGGTGCTCGTAGGCTCGGGAATTTGGCGTGACACGGGTTACGGCACGATATTGTACTTAGCGGCCCTGGCAGGCATTAACCCCGAACTGTATGAGGCGGCGCAAATCGACGGGGCTAACCGCTGGAAACAAACGCTGAAAATCACCCTGCCGGCGCTGCTGCCGACGATCATGATTTTATTTCTGCTGCATATCGGCAAATTTCTGGATTTTGGCTTTGAACGGGTGTGGGTATTCCTGAATGCGCTGAACACTGAAAACGGCGAAATTCTCGATACGTATATTTACCGGTCGGGGCTTTTATCGCAGCAGTACAGCTACACGACGGCGGTCGGATTATTCAAGTCGGTTGTCGGTCTGATGCTGGTGATGACGGGGAACTTCTTGAGCCGGAAAACAACGGGCGAAAGCCTGTATTAA
- a CDS encoding carbohydrate ABC transporter permease — translation MYSNVSRSYKAFNVFNILFLTLIGLMMFLPFLNVIAQSFSSSSAITEGKVSFWPVEFTLINYEYVFSDASIWRAFGVSVFVTVVGTMINLIATATLAYPVSRPEYVGRRVIVLMVLVTMIFSAPLIPNFLLIKNLHMMNTPWALIIPGAVSAFNFFVMHSFFKQLPPEIIDSARIDGCGELGIMIRMVTPLSKPVMASLGIFYAVSHWNSYMSALYYIDQPKWWPLQVKLKRMFETDDISIDPGASQFSDLAHTSPEGIKMATIVIATLPIIMIYPFLQRHFVKGLTLGAVKS, via the coding sequence ATGTATTCTAACGTCTCAAGAAGTTATAAAGCATTCAATGTGTTTAATATCCTGTTCCTGACCCTGATCGGTCTGATGATGTTTCTCCCGTTTCTGAATGTTATCGCACAGTCGTTCAGCTCCTCGAGCGCCATTACCGAGGGGAAGGTCAGCTTCTGGCCGGTGGAATTTACTCTGATCAATTATGAATATGTGTTTAGCGACGCTTCGATCTGGCGGGCTTTTGGGGTGTCAGTGTTCGTGACCGTCGTTGGTACGATGATCAATCTGATTGCCACGGCTACGCTGGCTTATCCGGTATCGAGACCCGAATATGTGGGCAGAAGGGTGATCGTGCTGATGGTGTTGGTGACGATGATATTCAGCGCGCCGCTGATCCCGAATTTTCTGCTCATCAAAAATCTGCATATGATGAATACCCCCTGGGCGTTAATCATACCGGGCGCGGTCAGCGCATTCAATTTTTTCGTCATGCATTCTTTTTTCAAGCAGCTCCCGCCCGAAATCATTGATTCCGCACGGATTGACGGCTGCGGCGAGTTGGGAATCATGATTCGTATGGTAACTCCGCTGTCCAAACCGGTTATGGCTTCGCTTGGGATTTTTTATGCAGTAAGTCATTGGAATTCGTATATGAGCGCTCTTTATTATATCGATCAGCCGAAATGGTGGCCCCTTCAGGTTAAGCTAAAACGAATGTTCGAAACGGACGATATCAGTATTGATCCCGGCGCTTCGCAGTTCAGCGATCTGGCGCATACCTCCCCCGAGGGGATTAAGATGGCGACGATCGTCATTGCGACGCTGCCGATTATAATGATCTATCCGTTTTTGCAGAGGCATTTCGTGAAAGGGCTTACGCTAGGGGCGGTTAAATCTTAA
- a CDS encoding extracellular solute-binding protein gives MKKWASLMLTCMLAIGLAAGCSGKNETKEETAGGAETKGAEKKTEAADGVTKFSISLRTLNFGYVEKSPDINADKWVKKLEELTKTDLDIRLVPHKEYEQKMAQMFATNEIPDVVQGQGGTTGKEMAGSVEAGVFMPLNDLLKQYGPHLLEKIPKEAWNRMTYQGKIYGIPEWLGNPSRRATWIRKDLLEKTGLPVPKTVDDYLNVLRAFKKLGVENPYMGRQDFKYADTFFGSYDVFPYLSQFEEVDGKVQPKFLDEDNMMKALSTYKTMFDEGLINKEFATINPTTFKNTILAGKAGIWSMNANELIQWQTQMKESVPEAQLEIIPSPVGPDGKGGYYLYGDVARSYFINAKYEHPEKIIQFFDWMVSEEAEAFFTFGTEGENYTKDGDKINYKQPTDAQAVDEERYRQAFLWLVQDTTYNKGSLGLTEEGRNLMSVFDNTLAHEGRDGIEFDPRLEALKKNPDITPLSDTPPPVLITHMVKMVYGQEPIENWPKVIEEWKSKGGNDVLKEANERYQSKQGVFLPRK, from the coding sequence TTGAAGAAGTGGGCAAGCTTGATGTTAACCTGTATGCTCGCCATCGGCCTTGCGGCTGGATGCTCGGGCAAAAATGAAACGAAGGAGGAGACCGCCGGCGGCGCGGAAACGAAAGGCGCGGAGAAGAAGACGGAAGCTGCGGACGGGGTAACTAAGTTTTCGATATCGCTGCGTACGCTCAACTTCGGGTATGTGGAGAAATCGCCGGATATCAATGCGGACAAATGGGTGAAAAAGCTGGAGGAGCTGACGAAAACCGATCTGGACATCCGCCTCGTGCCCCATAAAGAGTATGAGCAGAAGATGGCCCAAATGTTTGCCACTAATGAAATTCCCGATGTCGTGCAGGGCCAGGGCGGTACAACAGGCAAAGAAATGGCGGGCTCCGTGGAAGCAGGCGTATTTATGCCGCTGAATGATCTTTTGAAGCAGTACGGTCCGCATTTGCTCGAAAAAATTCCGAAAGAAGCATGGAATCGCATGACCTATCAAGGTAAAATCTATGGTATCCCGGAATGGCTGGGAAATCCTTCCCGCCGGGCGACATGGATTCGCAAGGACCTGCTGGAGAAAACGGGACTGCCTGTGCCCAAGACGGTCGACGATTATTTGAACGTGCTGCGCGCCTTCAAGAAATTAGGCGTCGAGAACCCGTATATGGGACGGCAGGATTTTAAATACGCGGATACGTTTTTCGGTTCGTATGATGTGTTTCCATATCTAAGCCAGTTTGAGGAAGTAGACGGCAAGGTACAGCCGAAATTCCTTGACGAGGACAACATGATGAAAGCGCTATCTACTTATAAAACGATGTTTGACGAAGGGCTGATTAACAAAGAATTTGCAACGATCAACCCGACGACGTTCAAAAATACGATTTTGGCCGGCAAAGCGGGCATCTGGTCGATGAATGCGAACGAGCTGATCCAATGGCAGACCCAAATGAAGGAAAGCGTGCCGGAAGCGCAGCTTGAAATTATTCCTTCTCCGGTCGGACCGGACGGCAAAGGCGGTTATTATCTCTATGGCGATGTGGCCCGTTCCTATTTCATTAATGCCAAATACGAGCATCCGGAAAAAATCATTCAATTCTTTGACTGGATGGTATCGGAAGAGGCGGAAGCATTTTTCACATTCGGGACTGAAGGCGAAAACTACACCAAAGACGGGGATAAAATCAATTACAAGCAGCCGACAGACGCCCAGGCCGTGGATGAAGAACGCTACCGCCAGGCATTTCTGTGGCTGGTTCAAGATACAACTTACAATAAAGGCTCGCTTGGTCTAACGGAGGAAGGCAGAAATCTGATGAGCGTGTTTGACAATACGCTGGCGCATGAAGGCCGGGACGGCATTGAGTTCGATCCGCGACTGGAAGCGCTGAAGAAGAACCCGGATATTACGCCGTTATCCGATACGCCTCCGCCGGTTCTGATCACACATATGGTGAAAATGGTTTACGGCCAGGAGCCGATCGAAAATTGGCCTAAGGTGATTGAGGAGTGGAAATCCAAAGGGGGCAATGACGTTCTGAAGGAAGCTAATGAACGCTATCAGTCCAAGCAAGGCGTATTCCTGCCAAGAAAATAG
- a CDS encoding response regulator — MYRVLIVDDEPMILKGLTVFLRQSGVDIASIRPASNGEEALAAITEELPDFVFTDIRMPVMDGLALCARIAEMNAPIQTVVISGYGDFTYAQTCISYGVKEYLLKPISKRDLQDTLRKLVQRAESAKSASSYLSMAKVDEWMQEMEQAVYYLNQERAEELLQIWEHEMASYHLLDAQRIEMLEEFHALLAKKLKARDVNIMLQPLQMERGMPFPAAYRQFADGIRQTLHYLQKRRKGKLKDPIEEVKKYIEHNLGSEISLEEAAELLGLHPNYFSVMFKQMTGETFVQYRTKRRMEHAKRMLGEERYRITDISYAVGYADHSNFTKTFKKYEGISPSEYRQKLGI, encoded by the coding sequence ATGTACCGAGTTCTTATTGTCGACGACGAACCTATGATTCTGAAAGGATTGACGGTATTTTTGCGGCAGTCCGGGGTTGATATCGCCTCGATCCGCCCGGCCTCAAACGGCGAGGAGGCGCTTGCGGCGATAACGGAGGAGCTCCCCGATTTTGTATTTACGGATATCCGGATGCCGGTGATGGACGGACTTGCATTATGCGCGCGTATCGCGGAGATGAATGCCCCGATTCAAACGGTCGTGATCTCGGGGTATGGCGATTTTACGTATGCGCAGACTTGCATCAGCTACGGTGTAAAAGAATATTTGCTTAAACCGATCAGCAAGCGGGATTTGCAGGACACGCTCCGCAAACTTGTGCAGCGGGCGGAATCGGCGAAATCCGCCTCCTCTTATCTGTCCATGGCTAAGGTGGACGAATGGATGCAGGAGATGGAGCAGGCGGTATATTACTTGAACCAAGAACGGGCGGAGGAGCTTCTGCAGATCTGGGAGCATGAGATGGCTTCATATCATCTGCTGGACGCGCAGCGGATCGAAATGCTTGAGGAATTCCATGCTCTGCTCGCGAAAAAGCTGAAAGCCCGAGACGTAAACATCATGCTGCAGCCGCTGCAAATGGAGCGGGGGATGCCGTTCCCGGCCGCTTACCGGCAGTTTGCGGACGGTATTCGGCAAACGCTGCACTATCTGCAGAAGCGCAGGAAGGGCAAACTGAAGGACCCGATCGAAGAGGTGAAAAAATATATCGAGCACAATCTCGGCAGCGAAATATCGCTGGAGGAAGCTGCCGAACTGCTCGGGCTGCACCCGAATTATTTCAGCGTCATGTTTAAGCAGATGACCGGGGAGACCTTCGTCCAATATCGGACGAAACGCCGGATGGAACATGCCAAGCGGATGCTGGGCGAAGAGCGGTACAGAATTACGGATATTTCCTATGCGGTTGGATACGCCGATCACTCCAACTTCACCAAAACCTTCAAAAAATATGAAGGCATTTCGCCTTCGGAATACCGCCAGAAGCTGGGGATCTGA
- a CDS encoding sensor histidine kinase yields MLRFFRKSISNRIFGYFMILIVISLSVVGTITYFQSSKLLDRQLERYLSQMIAHAAYHTDLYLQTFDNASKTILSNGDVLKFMEMDPDNGYQYYELSQKIQSEVFDSAFIIYPQIELIYIINQDGKAITTKDIIQDEVKDYKSYYELIEKSLPENGMGALINSASVAPEDDQYITFVRRVRGIVSHKPRGILGMKLNTREISKLWGQMDLGDQGYSFIVDGKGNFVDKPNQAAASEYMNETVRRNLLVGEETFTARVGGMKRMYVSKPLHAADWRMVISVPVSELRQPILNIRYTTVIAGAVTLLIALWIAGRFGKSLVQPLKKLVRNMRLMEKGEWQTIDPEDRQDEFGYLIRNYNKMLTRLSEMIERVYEAELKSQKTELNLQRIALEQHKAEFQALQLQINPHFLYNTLETIKCYAVVQDSEEIMEMVEAMASMLRYAIQTSLTEITVVDELKHVLNYMTILQYRTQRQFELDVDIPPELLLHRMVRLTLQPLIENMFQHAFPNGIQSQHRIGIQGFVEDGRFFLVVADNGEGMTDEKLHAVREKLRLNQLAETDSHTMYHQGGLGLMNVHRRIQMVYGDTYGLAIDSVMHEGTKITMSLPLDGSMACIYEEGAG; encoded by the coding sequence ATGCTGCGTTTTTTTCGTAAAAGCATTTCGAACCGTATTTTCGGTTATTTCATGATCCTGATCGTCATTTCCTTGTCGGTGGTCGGCACCATCACTTATTTCCAATCCTCCAAGCTTCTGGACCGGCAGCTTGAACGGTATTTGTCGCAAATGATTGCCCATGCCGCCTATCATACGGATCTGTATTTGCAAACATTCGATAATGCCAGCAAAACGATCTTGTCAAACGGCGATGTCTTGAAATTCATGGAGATGGACCCGGACAACGGTTACCAGTATTATGAGCTGTCCCAGAAGATCCAAAGCGAGGTTTTTGATTCGGCATTTATTATCTATCCGCAAATCGAGCTGATATATATCATCAACCAGGACGGCAAGGCCATTACGACCAAGGATATCATTCAGGACGAAGTGAAGGATTACAAATCCTATTACGAGCTAATCGAAAAAAGTCTCCCGGAAAACGGCATGGGCGCGCTTATCAACTCGGCTTCGGTCGCGCCGGAGGATGACCAGTACATTACGTTTGTGAGACGGGTACGCGGCATCGTATCGCATAAACCGAGAGGCATTCTCGGAATGAAGCTGAATACGCGGGAAATATCCAAACTATGGGGCCAAATGGATCTTGGGGATCAGGGGTATTCCTTTATTGTTGACGGTAAGGGGAACTTCGTGGATAAGCCGAATCAGGCCGCGGCTAGCGAGTATATGAATGAAACCGTTAGGCGGAACCTGCTGGTTGGCGAGGAAACGTTCACGGCGCGTGTTGGCGGCATGAAAAGGATGTATGTCTCGAAGCCACTGCATGCCGCCGATTGGCGCATGGTCATTTCGGTTCCGGTGAGCGAGCTGCGCCAGCCGATTCTGAACATCCGGTATACGACAGTCATCGCAGGGGCCGTCACTTTGCTGATCGCGCTCTGGATTGCCGGAAGATTCGGCAAGTCGCTCGTACAGCCGCTCAAGAAGCTTGTACGGAACATGCGGCTGATGGAAAAAGGGGAGTGGCAAACCATCGATCCCGAAGACCGGCAGGATGAATTCGGTTATTTGATTCGCAATTATAATAAAATGTTAACCCGGCTGTCCGAGATGATTGAACGGGTGTATGAAGCGGAACTGAAATCCCAGAAGACCGAGCTGAATCTGCAAAGAATCGCGCTGGAGCAGCATAAGGCGGAATTCCAGGCGCTGCAGCTTCAGATTAACCCGCATTTTTTGTACAACACGCTGGAGACCATCAAGTGTTATGCGGTCGTGCAGGATTCCGAGGAGATCATGGAAATGGTCGAAGCGATGGCGTCGATGCTGCGTTATGCCATTCAAACCAGTTTAACCGAGATTACGGTCGTCGATGAGCTCAAGCATGTGCTCAATTACATGACGATCCTTCAGTACCGCACGCAAAGACAGTTTGAGCTGGATGTCGATATTCCGCCGGAACTGCTGCTTCACAGAATGGTCCGGCTTACTTTGCAGCCGCTGATCGAAAATATGTTTCAGCATGCTTTTCCAAACGGCATACAAAGTCAGCATCGCATCGGCATTCAAGGATTTGTGGAAGACGGCCGTTTTTTCCTCGTCGTGGCGGACAATGGAGAAGGCATGACGGATGAAAAACTGCATGCGGTAAGGGAGAAGCTCCGCTTGAACCAGCTTGCCGAAACGGACTCCCATACGATGTACCATCAGGGTGGATTGGGACTCATGAACGTCCACCGCAGGATTCAAATGGTGTATGGCGACACGTATGGTTTAGCGATCGACAGCGTTATGCATGAAGGGACCAAAATCACGATGTCGCTGCCGCTTGACGGCAGCATGGCTTGCATATACGAGGAGGGAGCGGGATGA